The window ACTATTATTTTCTAAGCAACTCTTTATGTAATTACCTTCCAAGAGTGATACTCTCACCAAGAAATATAGCAGAAAAGAAGGCTGTGATGATAAGAGCCAAAGGTGTAGACATGGCTAAATAAACTGGTCCTTTCTTCTCAATAACCCAAGCTTGAAGACAAAATGTAACCGCGGTCATCATGCCCTAACACCAAAATAAATTCTCTTATTATTCATCAAATCGAGCATAGCTCAGAAAGTTAAGACGACCATTTCGTGATCTCTCAAAGGCAGTATATATATAGTTCAATCTTCCACGTCCAAAATTGATTACTACTGTATCATGAAAGGTGTTATTgtctaatgaaaaaaaattatgaaagtaAAAGTATCATTCACAAACAAAGTCTTGATATTAATAAATTTTCTAAAGTAAACtagtatgtatatatatatatatatatatatatatatatatatatatatatatatatatatatatatatatatatatatatatatatatatatatatatatatatcaagcTAAAGCTAATTGTATGAAGTTTGTTTCTTTTAGAACCCAAATTATAATTCTAACCAAACAGCTGAGTTCTTAATAACTTAGATACTTTAGGGttagtttcaagaaataataaaaaagctAAGGAAAAGGAGGAAATTGAAGTGGATATAGAGACAAAATTACACAATATATGACTGCAAGAAGCTGAAGATTCCAACCAAGTTTCCATTTATGAGGTTGTCTTTCCATTGCAATGGCAATACCAAATGATTGAAATGAACTTAATAAACATTGAAGATTTGTCAACTGAAGCTTGGAAGAATAGCTTTTCAATACCAATGCCtgttttttcaaatatataatataattattgtaaCAAAAATTGATATATCCAAACAAATGATTAGAAGAATATATTGAAAATTGATACCTGAAGAACAACCCAAACACTCCATAAGGTATTGGAAGATAGCATCAAAAAGCAACCCATCAACCAAGAATTGGGCAATGGAAGAGAGGAAGAATGGTGATTATTATTAGGTTTATGGATAGGAAAGAGATGATGGTGATTGTTAAACAAATTCAATTGGGGGCCGTTGTAAAATGCCAAAATCGCAACACCACCGATGCAAAATAATATTCCTGCTATCTTTGCAGCTCCTGCTATTGATTTCAACCTCAACACCTCCATCCTATAAGTATCAATGGAAAATAAAGAATGGTTTTTAACAAAAGAACGATAATTAATATAAGAGATGAAGAAACTAAAACATAACGGTAAAAGCTATCTAATAAGTCTTTAAATCTGCAAATTTATAAGTGATAATAAGTTCCCAAACTTTCATAATAAGGTTAACAACCAATTCAAGATTTCTCTCCTGAACACAAACTTCAAAGTTTAAAAAGTCAATTTTCTATAGTAAGAtttcttaattttaataattgttAGAAAATGAAAGCTCAAAGAGATGTCCAGGGAATACTTTTGAGGTTTAGAATCTGATAAACTAAAAATGAGAAGTGTTTACAACCTACTAGACAcgaatatattaattaatatttaaagactaaacttgtaatttaacgTTTAATCTTATTTTAGATTGAAGCTCACGTATCATAGCGTTTAATCTTGCGTGCTTCCAACACTTCTACTTTTTGCTATGCATTTTACACTCATAAAGTAGCCACACTGTATTTATAAATGTGGGTGACATAAGATGTCATATTAATATGATACAAAATtttttattagtgaaaatattATGAGCTCTTATAACAGTATAGGTTCTACACAATGGAGACTACAGTATTGTCCTCAAACACTCGCATTATGAATCTATCGAGTAGCCCaactttcattatttattttcaagtATCAGAACAACTAGAGAAGATAGCTAGCAAGTTTTGGGATACAGAGTACTGTTAATTGTGAACCACTCGAAAGGTCTAGCTCATACCACCCATGGAGAGAATAATCCGCAGTTATATATTGTTGAGTTGTAAATTAACTAAGGGAGTGCGTACCTAAGTAAAAGCGCAACAAAGAAAGTGATGACAGGAAGACAATTGGAAGTTGCTGCAGCCAATGTTGCTGAAGTGTACACGAGAGCAATTCCATACAAATTTAAACATATGGCTATCCTACATGTCAAAAAGATTTCATTTCTAAAAATCGATCAAGACTATAAACATTACATCTACCTATTGATTTCTATATTTCATGTTcgccaaaatttaaaaagactaaataaaagtaatttgttattgttttttaaaaaattaacttaAGATTTGAGTGTTTCTTCCAGTAAATCTTGAAAATAgaaaagtaaaaacaaaaactattaCGTTACGTTATCGGTACGGCTacttaaaagattaaaaaatacttttggttcttaaatttttatgaaaataataatttcatCTATGAACTTTCATTAACGTTTAGTTcttttgtaacaatttagttaCTAAATATGTATGAGTAGCAATTTAATCTTTAAGTTTTacaatttgtaataatttaataatCCTTTTCGTGAAAGTTTTTATCAAAATTAAGTATCAATAATTTTTGTTACGTAATGATTAGGTTTtcataatttataaataaatttgattgtTTACGATTCATCCACCAACacataaaaaatttaattaaattaccactaatgtttatttacattaataactaaattgttacaaatgTATTATAGAAGAACTAAATCAATTATCGATCAGATTATTACTCTCGTAAAAGTTTAGAaatcaaaatttatattttgtttatcaAAAACATTGGAAAGGAAAATAGTGTAAGAGAAACACAATTCTAAAAGATCAAATGATCATCAACCCAAATCTTTTCAAGTGTTTTTTCTCATGTATTATATAGTTTGAATCCAAGCAACATATAAGTTATACGAGGGAAAAAGaagatgtatatatatatatataccccaACAAAGAGAGACAAAAAATCTTGCAGAAGGTAAAGAATGTCAAAGGAGGGGTGACTTTTCTGCAAAACAAACACGAAAGGAAAAGCGAAATGATAAAACGAAGAAAGAAGAACCGATATAAATGTCAAAATTAGAGATGTCAAAA is drawn from Cucumis melo cultivar AY chromosome 11, USDA_Cmelo_AY_1.0, whole genome shotgun sequence and contains these coding sequences:
- the LOC103499657 gene encoding WAT1-related protein At5g64700-like produces the protein MIIYLNMGENKRCLMVIILIQAINAGMFLLSKAAFNAGMNHYVYIFYRQVAATVFLSPLAFFRRKVTPPLTFFTFCKIFCLSLLGIAICLNLYGIALVYTSATLAAATSNCLPVITFFVALLLRMEVLRLKSIAGAAKIAGILFCIGGVAILAFYNGPQLNLFNNHHHLFPIHKPNNNHHSSSLPLPNSWLMGCFLMLSSNTLWSVWVVLQALVLKSYSSKLQLTNLQCLLSSFQSFGIAIAMERQPHKWKLGWNLQLLAVIYCGMMTAVTFCLQAWVIEKKGPVYLAMSTPLALIITAFFSAIFLGESITLGSTLGGMLLVGGLYFVLWGKNKEQTISETLKEGTKEGNDIEEGKDITKVEQ